One Phaeodactylum tricornutum CCAP 1055/1 chromosome 28, whole genome shotgun sequence DNA window includes the following coding sequences:
- a CDS encoding predicted protein, producing the protein MATASPRIRKRLLGVKATPALNELLEKAVSKASGRSLPTDVAPIPGDAAVSTVEQACIVLLANQQPKADHGDESLYIPISSLKAMEILIQEDSNRIDAALSQTSLVFSQRCSRDDLSPSQVRFRERIERLKLRQEESKYTKLTSNLGTATMDDDITTRSMTYAASIGLNMIIAPLSFGCFMFFFAGGILDWVFPRSEATLARQLHGAVDVRKVIVGVVSGVLMLFIEMILFVIRTNEMDKAIRKKQRRKKDYQPFGVYSANSSKTFKGE; encoded by the coding sequence ATGGCAACGGCATCGCCCAGAATTCGCAAGCGTCTTTTAGGCGTGaaagcaacaccagcatTGAACGAACTACTAGAGAAAGCAGTTTCGAAAGCTTCGGGGAGATCTCTCCCAACTGACGTTGCTCCAATTCCTGGTGATGCTGCCGTGTCGACGGTGGAGCAAGCCTGTATTGTACTGCTCGCGAATCAGCAACCAAAAGCGGATCACGGCGATGAATCACTTTACATTCCGATATCATCGCTAAAGGCTATGGAGATTTTGATTCAGGAGGATTCCAATCGGATCGATGCGGCGTTGTCTCAAACGAGCCTCGTATTTTCCCAACGATGTTCGCGAGACGATCTCTCCCCGTCACAGGTCCGGTTCCGCGAACGCATTGAACGTCTCAAGCTCCGACAGGAAGAGTCCAAGTATACAAAGTTGACGTCCAATCTTGGTACCGCCACCATGGATGACGATATTACAACACGCTCCATGACGTACGCCGCTTCGATCGGGCTTAACATGATCATCGCCCCGCTCTCCTTTGGATGCTTCATGTTCTTTTTTGCGGGTGGTATCTTGGACTGGGTATTTCCTCGGTCGGAAGCTACTTTGGCGAGGCAGCTGCATGGTGCGGTTGACGTTCGAAAGGTTATTGTGGGAGTCGTCTCGGGCGTCCTCATGCTGTTTATCGAAATGATCCTCTTTGTCATACGGACAAACGAAATGGACAAGGCCATCCGGAAAAAGCAGAGGCGAAAGAAGGACTATCAACCGTTTGGAGTGTATTCggcaaattcttccaaaacctTCAAAGGCGAGTAG
- a CDS encoding predicted protein (catalytic subunit participating with PCNA in DNA replication late in S phase) yields the protein MVVPNATPNFLPYRAVQFQQLIPVALSSFAYSEAYVHGTTIVRACKARGWTIQPAALAGVEAYLGSSRDGSLEDLLNVVAERIPGQTLTGDLWDDIAGEAADTGRSASTTMTTTDAWDGLQIVNAFQSPKLVFEVMRKNFAVDEKPRSLFGTAEDKISMLAQRYAMVHQRILRHKLFRPADLHARQQSIQHKLTPVESLLGKHDNQSLLILGILLQIEEGQWYLEDPTGQVQISFQDASAVDGFFVTEHCILLVEGMFRDGTFCVHRLGHPLLESRETSLQTIRQQVFHPSFRKPVLTVGSMTKESSLVVLSDLHLDQPRVLQQLESLFATYDKYAPDRLPLFVLMGNFSSTPQSHPSQLTPLLDELATLIGCFANLRAHAHFCLVPGPHDGVGYVLPLPALRKTHALDKIAHVHLASNPCRIQWRDQDIVVFRYDLLHLFQHHQIRLPGTDRAASDDDDQHGRQPHCRLLKTILDQGHVTPVAGVPIFWNLDHALSLYPLPTALILGGDTATQKDAFHEVYGGVHVLHPGAWDDGSYAVYTPGRPETAMVADEEDAPRVVEFGRVGDSVPAEA from the exons ATGGTCGTCCCGAACGCCACACCCAATTTCCTTCCGTACCGTGCCGTCCAGTTCCAACAACTGATTCCTGTAGCCCTGTCAAGTTTCGCCTACAGCGAAGCGTACGTACACGGTACGACG ATCGTTCGAGCTTGCAAGGCCCGAGGCTGGACGATCCAGCCCGCGGCTTTGGCTGGCGTTGAAGCATACCTGGGATCATCCCGGGACGGATCTTTGGAAGATCTTCTCAACGTCGTTGCCGAACGAATACCGGGACAGACTTTAACGGGAGACTTGTGGGACGACATTGCGGGAGAAGCGGCGGATACCGGTCGATccgcgtcgacgacgatgacgacgacggatGCGTGGGATGGTTTGCAAATTGTCAACGCATTCCAATCACCCAAACTAGTATTCGAAGTCATGCGCAAAAACTTTGCCGTGGACGAGAAGCCGCGCTCTTTGTTTGGTACTGCAGAAGATAAG ATCTCCATGCTGGCCCAGCGCTACGCCATGGTGCACCAACGCATTCTACGACACAAGCTCTTCCGACCCGCAGATTTACACGCTCGCCAACAAAGTATTCAACACAAGTTGACTCCGGTGGAATCGCTGCTCGGGAAGCATGACAACCAAAGTCTGCTCATACTGGGAATTCTACTACAGATTGAAGAAGGACAGTGGTACCTGGAAGATCCTACGGGACAGGTCCAAATATCCTTTCAAGACGCCAGCGCCGTGGACGGATTCTTTGTGACCGAGCATTGCATTCTCTTGGTCGAGGGTATGTTCCGGGATGGTACATTCTGCGTGCATCGTTTGGGTCATCCCCTCCTGGAGTCTCGCGAAACGTCCTTACAGACCATTCGACAACAAGTCTTTCATCCCAGTTTTCGCAAACCCGTCCTCACGGTCGGTAGCATGACGAAAGAATCCTCGTTGGTCGTTCTGTCGGACCTGCACTTGGACCAACCCCGCGTGCTACAGCAACTCGAAAGTTTGTTCGCCACCTACGACAAGTATGCTCCCGACCGACTCCCCCTGTTTGTTCTCATGGGAAATTTCTCGTCCACCCCTCAGTCGCACCCTTCCCAGCTCACTCCGCTACTCGACGAATTGGCAACCCTCATTGGATGCTTCGCGAATCTGCGAGCCCACGCGCACTTTTGTCTCGTGCCGGGTCCACACGACGGGGTTGGGTACGTCCTACCCCTGCCCGCGCTACGGAAAACGCACGCCCTGGATAAGATCGCACACGTACATCTGGCTTCCAATCCCTGTCGTATCCAGTGGAGAGACCAAGATATCGTGGTCTTTCGTTACGACTTACTCCACCTCTTTCAGCATCACCAGATACGTTTGCCCGGAACCGACCGCGCCGCatcggacgatgacgaccaACATGGCCGCCAACCACATTGTCGCTTGCTCAAGACCATTCTGGATCAAGGTCACGTCACACCGGTCGCGGGTGTTCCCATCTTTTGGAATTTGGATCACGCTCTTTCCCTGTATCCCTTACCGACGGCACTGATACTGGGCGGGGACACCGCCACGCAAAAAGACGCCTTTCACGAAGTTTACGGTGGAGTCCACGTGCTTCATCCCGGCGCTTGGGATGACGGGTCGTACGCGGTGTACACGCCGGGACGCCCCGAGACAGCCATGGTGGcagacgaggaagacgcGCCCCGCGTCGTCGAATTTGGTCGGGTGGGCGACAGCGTTCCAGCCGAGGCCTGA
- the dsCYC11 gene encoding predicted protein (diatom-specific cyclin 11) yields MPDEDYLVDHLRILFIHESTPYRIAQYLEDAVPRPRHPHTSSVTKFSKGMTIERDAKWEFGSQARSTMVKWAIQLVDYFELPRQVAATAAHFLDRYLSSWSCSKSDLQLLMMSALYLAIKTHQRHPLLSVETMLRTSRGLFSRDQLLRMERHLLDALTWRLHPPLPENVLDIFLRVLVRCYPVEQHTAINDQCLYYLDTALVDGFFVGHAPSVVAMAALCQVLELYIRNDTHEGYPHPMHELMRRTHLMIPAGPCHACRDRFARIMAADETVPDALPKPGSQPVARERMPSPVSVLHPSLDHAGKEA; encoded by the exons ATGCCCGACGAAGACTATCTCGTCGATCACTTGCGGATCCTCTTCATCCACGAGTCCACGCCGTACCGCATCGCCCAATACCTCGAGGATGCCGTTCCACGACCTCGGCATCCGCATACAAGTAGTGTCACCAAGTTTTCCAAGGGAATGACGATCGAGCGGGACGCAAAGTGGGAATTCGGTTCCCAAGCTCGTAGTACCATGGTGAAATGGGCCATCCAAC TGGTGGATTACTTCGAACTTCCTCGCCAAGTTGCTGCCACCGCGGCGCATTTCTTGGATCGGTACCTTTCCTCCTGGTCCTGTTCCAAGAGTGACTTGCAGTTACTCATGATGAGTGCCCTTTACCTCGCCATCAAAACACACCAACGACACCCACTTCTTTCGGTAGAGACCATGCTGCGAACGAGTCGGGGTCTCTTTAGTCGAGACCAACTCCTCCGCATGGAACGACACCTTTTGGACGCGCTCACCTGGCGCCTCCATCCGCCCCTACCCGAAAACGTCCTGGACATCTTCTTGCGGGTCCTCGTCCGCTGTTATCCGGTGGAACAGCACACCGCAATCAACGATCAGTGTCTATACTACTTGGATACCGCCCTCGTCGACGGATTCTTTGTCGGCCACGCGCCATCGGTCGTTGCCATGGCGGCCTTGTGCCAGGTACTGGAACTCTACATTCGTAACGATACACACGAAGGCTATCCGCACCCCATGCACGAACTCATGCGTCGTACACATCTCATGATCCCCGCCGGACCGTGTCACGCCTGTCGAGACCGCTTCGCAAGAATCATGGCGGCGGACGAAACCGTACCCGATGCGCTGCCCAAACCCGGTTCCCAGCCCGTGGCACGGGAGCGGATGCCTTCGCCCGTCAGTGTGCTGCATCCCTCCCTGGATCATGCCGGGAAAGAGGCGTAG